The Danio rerio strain Tuebingen ecotype United States chromosome 20, GRCz12tu, whole genome shotgun sequence genome contains the following window.
ACTCTTTGGattgaatgccaggcgttacgtttggagaaaagcaggcaccgctcatcaccaggctaataccatctctacagtgaagcatggtggtagcaGCTTTATGCTGtggagatgtttttcagcagcaggaactggaagactagtcaggatagagggaaagatgaatgcagcaatgtacagagacatcctgaatgaaaacctgcaatttcaaaaactcttttactacattgtcattatgggttattttgtgtagaattttgaggaaacaaatgaatttaatctattttggaataaggctgtaacataaaaagtgtggaaaaagtgaatcgctatgaatactttctggatgcacagTAAAAACATCACAAAATAATTCTGCGGACATGCTATTATAACTGTAACAAATATAAACTCTTTTTGCATCACAGTCACGTTAACGTTATGTACAGTCTGTTttgaataatgttgtaaataaagctGCAAGCCCTGACATGAAATTACCACAAACCACAGGCTGGGTAGTTTTTGTCACTGTCAGCCCACAATAATGACTTTGATTTAGGCTTATTGCAGTGATTCTTCAAAGAGAAAACTCTCATGACTAGTCAGATGCAGCCTGAAGAGATTCATCTGAATTAAAGCCCAGCTGTTTACTTTTCTTGTGCGTCTAAAAGCATCGCAAAAATGGGaatactgtgagcctcagacaccacCGTTTccttgttttatgtaaattccacAGGTGAAAAACCCCAGTGAGCAATGGGCCAATCATAGAACAAAACCAACTGTAATGAGACTCACGGGCCTTGTCCTCCGTATTTGCATATGTAACCTACTTTAGGTTATTTATCCGGACCTGACGAACAATCTGACTCATACACAGCactgaaatctttaaaaaaaaagctctgaCATCGATAATATGCACACTTCAGGCTTGATAAGCCAAAGTTTTCTAGTGATACAATAGTGATCATTTTCCTTCCttagttattttaagcaaatatttaaccaaatattaaaccaatgcagtatatggcaaCTTTAATATACAGAAACATACTGCATCTAAACTAGTGCTGTTAAACGATGAACAGCAATTAATTTGTTGAGAGTAACAAATAATGacttcatttggaaaagtgtcagaaggtagatttttctgataaatcatcGGTTAAACGGCAGCCCAATTCTCACAAATACTGCCAAAggcctattggaacccacatggacccaagattctcacagaattcagtcaagtttggtgaaggaaaaatcatggtttgggtgtacattcagtatgggacgttcgagagatctgcagagtggatggcaacatcagcaacagcctgaggtatcaagacattcgtgctgcccattacatcaaaaaccacaggagagggcaaattcttcagcaggatagcgctcctcatacttcagcatcacatcaaagttcctgaaagcaaagaaggtcaaggtgcttctgGATTGGCCAggccagtcaccagatatgaacattattggaCATGTCTgtggtaaaatgaaggaggaggcattgaagatgaatccaaataatgctgatgaactctgggagtcctgcaagaacgtttTCTTTGCTGTTCCAGATGACGTTATAAATAacttatttgagtcattgcattgagatgtatggatgcagtcctccaagctcatgggagtcatacacaatattattctTTTCCACAGCACCAtgatattctatactgtacattattttggtaaaataagcgtgatCTAGAGGCCATTGCTTTTCATAtcagacacttctgataccaaatgattgactagaagtcaagttattatttgttgtttctaaaacttggatagggacaagacttttgttaggtagtgtataatgaaaaaaaataagaatatcaTTTTTGTATTGTACCTCTTTtcagcatttaaaatatttaaacataagcCCTAAACTGCTAAAAAATGATACCCTCGccagttaaatattaaaattgaagcattttttttacatatttgtttatatGAACAGTGAGCAAATatcattttcaaggtatactgtttGGTTTTTTACAGTATCAACATCAGTGTTATTTGGAAGAATAATTATCTTATACAAAATTATCTTATTCTTTCGAGAAATATTCTCTAATAAGGACTTCGCTGACTTTGCAGAGTGGGTTGGCATTAAATAAGATGTAGTTTATAACAGtgcataaatctaaataaataatgagcAAATAAACAATTCctatatatgcaaaaatatgcCATGTTTACCGCAAGAACTGCACTATATGcatattttacaatgtagatgtcTCAAAAACTGCACTAGACTGGTGTGAAGTGCTATTGTTTACTGTATAGATAGATACCAACAACGCATAAAATCACCATCtcaactttgtttcaagaactatTTTGCCCTAAAGGAAGCTAAAGTGCGAGTATTGCTGATCAGCTtaatataattatgtatatattttaagattTATAGCTGTAGCAAGCACAGTGTGAGCTGTAATGACGAATATTTGCTCTGTTTCAGAATCGAACAGACTGACTAATGTAGTGTGCTGCCCATTGCCGTATAAATGAAAGTTGTATAAATGAGTACATCTGCTTCTATAAGCAGTTCAGTGATAGAGAGGAGCGTCTGTGTGATGTCTGGCCCTTCTCTTTCATTGATCGCTGACTACGAGATCAATGGCACTCAAGAAGAACCGACTTTTACAAGATGCTGGTGCTGGTGCTGAGCTGTCGTTTGCCATTGATATTTTAAAGGCCCTGAGTAAAATATTCATGTTCATTTACATTTCATAAGAGTTGTGAGAAAATTAAGTCATGTATATAAATGAGGTTACATTTAAGCCCAAACATTACATTTAGAAATCAAATTCTTGTTTTAAATCTGCtcttttaaagaaatagtttatccaaaaatggCATATATCGTATCCTAAACACCCTCAAGCAATCATctgtgtttattattttcttctttcaGATGGACACAAAGTAGATTTACATTTTATCCATGGTGACGAGTTGTGAACGTTGTTTTAAAGCTTCTGAAAGCACAAAAATCCGTCGTCAAACAAACCCATATGCCTCCAGGGGCTTTAATGCATGTCTTTGTCTTATGAAGCTGATCAATGAGTTTTTTTACCTAAATACTTCTAATTTTTAAATTCTAAACTCAATGACTTCTGGCGGCTGCTGTACGAGCATATGGCATATATAAGGCAAGGCAATTTCTTAACTAAAGCTCTGGTGAGAGTAGATGAAGGAGAGTAACTAAAGCAGAAccggcccaaggcataagcgaactaagcggctgcttagggccccgtggccaccagggggcccccaagaatGCTTGAAATTATTGTCTGACTTTCGTTTTAGTTTGTTAAGTTGTGGATTAGTGGTGGGACAAAATATATGCCCACTTATAGTGTTATTTCTGACCGCGATACATACTCAGGCGCCAAGATATTTACCTAAATTTACAAAAGAtctgatttaattaataatttaacaccGACTGCAGCAGATAACCGCTTTAACTACAATACACCCAGCCGCCACCAGGTGGCGCTTTCCGTAATAGCGGTTCATTAGACATACACCAGCGTCATGTAAACCACTGAGTCTGAGAGATGAGCCATTGCAATGGTCAATATCTCAGGCATACAGACACTTTCTTCTGTCCAAGCTGGGccaatgtatttgtgtgtttcagaCATCCAGCTCCCCCGAATTTGCCACTAGTTTCTTTCTTACAGACGTGTTTTTACTTCGCTATATCGCGAAAAAATAGAGgggatacatatttttttattaaaaataaaccagggctaAGCATAAAATGTTTCCATGTTTACATGAAATTAGTTGGTCAagttgtaataagtgttttaagcTTACAGAAAATTAGAAAgcaataaaatactattttggcagtttttttcttaaatgtacATTCCACTAAATTGAGATTCTGCTGCTGTGATAGAGATGTGCTCTCTTCAGTCATGAACTCCTCtctgcacatcagcatttttaagcttgtttgacagatgtgcacttgttttaaattgttgcaattctataaatgcttgtttataaaagaaattcatcatagatttttgatgcattttccccCTTCATTTACCAAAACTGTGATATATTGTGGCTGGTTTTCTTGTGATCTATCAATATATCTCAGAATCATTAATATCGTGATTGAAGCAGCAGTGCCCGGAACAGTAGCAAAATGCTTTTTTATGAACTtggcgattaaaaaaaaataagcttctgATTTATACAATTGACAGTTggcaaatacactgcaaaaattattttctttcttacagtttttgtgtgatttttagtccaaatatctaaaaattcttaaaccaataaacattttctaaacagatttttagtcaaaattatgtgaatttttcattaaaaaagctcaataatctgccaattagggtaaataaaaaaaatagtgttttaggttttaaataagattattttacttatctcattggcagattaatttgttttacaaaaaaaattcacttaatttagaattatttctgaaaactgaaaaatgtttgtacatatttattaatttgattgatatgcgagtatgtctagaaaatgcttcctgatttagtttgattttaatttaaatagatgttttaagttatctgaactacaaaatacaatatgaatttttttcagtattaacatttatatcctattttaaaaaatgtatctttattgtcactatgtttgactgtttggcagcgtcttgtgcctgaataataataaaaatcagtatgttattggctacttccagctgcttttgtttctgccagcccatattaatgttttgtgtctaattatttagatttgtggcaagtagtcatataaaaagttggatcaataggaagttgtttctgcagaataatatttagaattgtcttaaaacatatatgacatttatgatgtaagcaacacagctacagcgAATAAAATtgataatgtgtgttttaaatttatagtgtgcgaattatcaaggattgaagataatttgtcatattgtttgcaccaaaggggccccaaataaaatcctgcttagggcctcctgaaggcttgggccggccctgAACTAAAGCCAGTAAATAATTGAAAGTGGAAAACGAAAAAATGTTTGAGGATGGCACTGAGAAGAGAAGAGCTTGAGCCATAGTTGTTTGAATCGCAGTACATCATCATCGAGTATgtttacatagacaccaataatctgattataatgcgattaagacaatactctaattaagagtctaccatgttaacagcaatttttaaaaatttatttattcttattaaggtaataatcaaactaaacagaaatcagattaagacatgtagtcaccttagaattataaggttctatctgacatttttgtcaaaattttgttattgacatattcttatcaaatgacaacttatttacattatgggatgttttttttaataagttgtttacattttaagacttaaaactattatttaaaaaacaaatgttacacacatagggctctattttgacgatcgaGGCGCTAAGTccaaagcacagggcgcaaaagcattaagggcttgtccgaatccacttttgctattttaaggattgaaaaatccactttgcgccttggcacatggtctaaaagggttgagcttattctcttgatgagttataggtgttttgACAATAAactagagtctcatctcccattccttttaagaaTCAGTtgtcgcgccatagcgcatttgctatttacatggcagactttgtaagtgaaaaaactgaacgcttcactagagagaaaacagttcaaCGGAGCATCTACAGctcgagaatgagagatgagccccCTCatgttttactttcactttcactctcgtcgataaggaaacgtgttgtacacatagacatccattagcctatacataattttgtttattaagtgcaaatatttgtttcaaaactatttctaaattcagttctaatttccagcaaacaaataaatgaacaataataacaaagtgtggtcaaaaaatatccaaatacacatgctgtgccccatatggtctaaaacctgacaggtgggcaaatctaagcttgtttttaataaaacaaatataaatatgcatataataaataaaactgctagtaataataacattatacaaaagcaaattttcatgaataaactaaaaaagcccctcaagatgaagaaggcatggaggcggtggtttttatatttatgtagaaaataataatttttgtaatattttaatcctttaattctttttccatctgtaaagatatttgcgtattgctgtacatcatgtgtgtattaagcattgtttaagtgaggcgcacaactgACGCGATCTGCGCTGAAATTTACTCTTCCACttagctggtctattgaacagtgtattttagttcctcaaaataacaaCGCCCTTGCAATGCGCCTTAAAATACCTCCTTTTTTAAACCAGAATGCTTTTGGgcacacatatgagtgcaaatgcatttgctatttaaacagtgtggttcAACACGTCAAAATGattcttgcgccgagctgaaactagcaaacaacaattgcatcgcaccttgcgccgggtgtatgatagggcccatactgtttgctatatggaatgcaaaatctttgaatcttaatatctcaaaatcattcagaagacagatagaaccttattattccaaggtgacgatgtgGTGTATGccgatattagtggcattattgaagtgcagtacagacatgtaaacaccttaatcaaactattaccaatTACCATCGTGTtggattttcgctgcattttgtgacaggacattctatacacacactactgtttgacactattctctgcatctaCAGAGTCCATGAAGCACCGCAGACATCTGCATCACAAaatgtgaaagtttttttttttttttttctccatatgatgtgcggtatcaaattccattaaaacaccaCTCTTCCAGTAATTCATACTCGCGTTTGTCACGGCTAGCAtccatgaaatgttcctgaatgaaagtgaaagttccaaactgcagtttaaattgacaaattaaaaattaaagacccaaaattacatgaaacttcaATGGAAATGTGGATCGCGTGATGACGTTAATTGAAttttgtgctataacatgtaaaacgtaatcatgaaacattcaaaaagcaactcatgtaaacaccttaattatattattgtctcattcagattaaggcaaataatgtgattactgatgtccatgtaaacatagtctatGTCGTTGTCATGAGTGGAGTCAAATTGGACATGCTGTTATTCAGCCGCTTTACCAACAACATTTTAAAGCATGGAAGAGCCAGTATAGACTGTAAAGCTATTCTGACGGTGTTTATCTGAAAGAAGTAATTCATATACACTGAGAGTGGCTTTagggcagtggtccccaacccccagGTCGCGGACTGTTACCGGTCTGTGGATCAGTTGGTACCGTgccacaagaaatcattaattatttcaattttatttattttattagtctgaacgatcttttattttgaaaatgtttttattttgaaaaatgaccgtattctttcggttacatctcggtcacttgactGCCAAATAGTTAACCCACAATCTAGCAAagtgagtaagaaacagacgtctttagaAAGTTCCTTTGgaaaggggaaaaggcccagtgaaggaactgtgaactgccaaggaatggatccgcaacccatttgtcaacaattAGGTGAATCCAACATGTCTTGTGTTAAAAAAAGATCAACTGCTGAAGATCACAAATGATAGTGgccattcacatattgcatcttttccacacacaagtttgttatttccaatggaggtgcgtggCTTGTGCGCACCTATTGGGAGTGACACACCAGGCCCACTCAGTTTAAAACATCTTCAGAATACCGCGAACGCACTGCGAGTCGCGTGATAAGAACGGTCCAATCAGTGTCATATTTtgaatggaatatacacattttggtagactaatcatttcagacaaacactgcagtgctttttaattttcttcataaataaaacttgcattagagctgcagcaatgttttgtcagcttgtcatcctctgagaaaacggatGATTGGTCTCATAGTAATCTACATACACTCTAACCCGGgccgcagtaaaattgtcaagcttTGAATGGTCTgcagtgataaaaaggttgggaatCATTGCTTTTGGGTGAATAAATTTTGCGGtcattttattttggggtgaactattcgtTTAAATGGTCAGTCAAGCAGTGTTTTAGTTCAGTGATCTTCTGGACACATGTCTGTTAATATACCTATTTAGTAGCCATTGTTATTAGTGAAGCCAGCAACATATTTTTTTGCTTGCTCTCCTGCACACATAATATAAaactcttctttttcattctatgatttgaaaaataacaaacactCTGACAGCTTCCATGCTGAGAGTAATGTTTAGATGAATGTCAATATGTGATGCTCGTTTTCCTCTCAATATAACAAacacacaagacaaaaaaaaaaaacagcaaagatGAAATCATAGGATCATGGGAAGTAGTTGTAGGTcttgatttgtttttcatttcaagctattttatttcaatatagaaaacttaattgttttttatctAAACGTTCATTCAAAAGTTGTTTGGGAAAAGCCTTTTTATCAGAAAGAACATCATCGATTTCAGAATTGATCATTAGAGTTGATTGTGCatatagttttcttttttaattatcatccgttttatttttgtcatgtgttCTAGGAAGATTACAACCAGCTGCGACCGCTGTCCTACCCAAACACAGACGTTTTTCTCATCTGCTTCTCTGTTGTGAATCCAGCTTCCTATCATAATGTGCAGGAGGAGTGGGTTCCTGAGCTCAGATCCTGCATGCCTCATGTGCCCTATATCCTTATCGGGACACAGGTTAAAACACCATATTCTGATATTATCTtatggttattgttattattattattattattattattattatcatgacaaatcataataatgattatttttccATTAGTAATGTCAAATAATTATttgtgattaatcacatccaaaataaaaacttatttacattatttgtgtgtattgtgtacactgtaaaagtaTCTCTAAATTAACAGTTAATTTGGtgattcttgtttttattttatttatgctttagaattgcattataggagctTAATCTTTCCTCCCGACAACCTTTGATgtagaaaagtttgaaaaagtgacttttcttGACATTTTAAATAGTTGGATTAGTCAATGGATTAGTTAAGAGGAACGAATGGTAAGGACTTGCCGTAagtagacaaaaaaataaattctgaGAACTacaaaaattaagttgtacctacAAAATTAATTTCcactaaataaaacaactaagttgcAAACTATGCTTTGGAAACTAAAAAATAAGTtaactagaagaaaaaaaaagatattcactaattagaaaaaataagttgCACTAACAAAAATCGTTAAGAGAACTAGAAAAATAAAGTTGGGGtgacgagaaaaaaaaaactaagattaTCATTATAACTGTTATCACTGTTAGAACAAATGAAATACAATCAAGATATTTAAGAAGATGAAATGAGGTAAAGGTCCCTGTAGAGAAATGCAATCTGGCGTTATGTAAATTCTTTGACTAAACCCAGCAATAGTGtgcagtgtgtttttttaaacttcTGCTTTATTTCTTTTAGATTGACTTGCGAGATGACCCAAAGACACTGGCCCGTCTGCTGCAGATGAAGGAGAAACCACTGACCTATGAGCAAGGCCTTAAACTAGCAAGAGAGGTGCTGCATCTTCATATATTTGCTTTGGTTTAGTTTAGTCATCTTTtatttgttgttgatttattcagTTTTCATAAAACAGTATCATTCCACCATCATAACAGTGTGGAAAAAAACACAGAAGTGATTAGTTAGGCCAGGGGGAAAAAGTCAGATCTCAACTTCATGTTGTTACAAGACTGTATGAATTTCTTCCTTcagtgaaacacacacaaaaatattttaactaaatgTTTGAGCTGCCTTTAGTTGATCCTAGTGAGCTGCCTTTAGTTGATCCTGTAGTACTAAAAAGTTTagtaaacaaaaattatatttaaagggttaatcactcaaaaaaaagcattttaaacaaaaagaaacaggCTATTCACTTAAGTAGTTTGACCACCACTTTAGTTTAATTAACAATTCTATCTATTAACTTGTGGCGTATTACCtgcatattattaaaatattggctgTTTGTTAGTacttaaagtacatattctgcatgatcttattctatatCCCTAACCTGAttgtgatttagtgcgtttatgtaacaagtatgtctccaacatttattagatttgctaggaatatttatgaatgtctccaatagacctacagagccgtattaatgcgtcctgaagtaaagtgaaatggctatacatcgtgtttgctggcctcatgcatcacacacctgtcagtcagtcagtcagtcagtcagtcaagtaCAAGCCTGCAGTGGGACtacttttcagccctggagtttcaagccttagaccgtcccacctcagttcacgactgactatattaaaataaggtaatttccaattcagtttttaATGACACTACagcgtctttttcaaggaaacagctgctttagaacttcaaatgtttaacaaccctaacagtattatatgtcttaacaataaaaatgaaaataacatatgAATGCATATTCAGGTGAGATTCAAACACGGGTCGGCGGCGTAGTAAGACAACGCACTGACTACTGGACCACAATAGCGCTGTTGTGTTGGGAAGAAAAATATAAATTGGACTGTGACTCACCTCGATCTTTTTCTCTCCCTTCAAGATTTCTGATCAAATTATATCAGACTTATTacgtagtgaatcatctgattttcattgagcaggtgtattattcattaatattaattatttaaattcatatattcactaaggtgctgtttggggtcgaatgatgatTTACTATTACGTAATCATTACCCTccgggctgcattttgctcacggtctgcgagaaaataaataaaaagagcggagctgcgacaaaataatgaataaaaagagtgaggctatggtcaaatacatgaataaatgaaaagagtgtgactgctgagagtgcaagcagctagggacaccggccctagcggccaaaaaacagaccggcccaccgggaattcttccggtcctcccgattagccaatccgggcctggtcaaGTCAGTCACcatgtaaccttaaagggttaaacaaatgacgcacagcactactgcggttacagaaaagtttgcgctgttataattcacttatttttttaaactttttggtGCGGTTATCACCCGCTTTTAAAAAAcaagactgaatgttttgaatggaaaGCTGTAATGTTgccgtggcgggatcaattttggcgtggcgccccgccatggaagaataaaTGTACCAGAAACCATGCATAACCATTACATTAATagctattaataaacagcaaattaggagtttacaGAGGCAAAACTCATAGTAAATGGTTCATTAATAGAAATGTGTTCATATTCACAtcacaaaaacaatttaaaattataaacagTCAAGCCCAAAAATATTTCATATCCCTGGCAAATTCTAActttaaaaagttacttttattcaaccagcaagtttttttaacCAGATTTGACACAGGCTTTTCTTCCAAAAGTTAATAAgacgatgtacaagaggcatcattgtggaaaaaatatttctttaagcAACTTTGATTGAAAATTTACCagaggtatgaataatttcaagcTTAACAGGATATGAAACTAAAAACAGtgctaaaagtaaaaaaagaaatgtatggatataaacaagtaaatgaaatCAGTATGAACAAAGTCCAtctttgtatgtgtatatattgttGAATGCAGTTTAAATGTAGCATAAATGGTGTTAAGAGGTTACTGTTTTTAttgtagacaaaaaataaataaaaaattaaatgtgctACTTATAAATAAGAAGCTATAATAAGTGGTAGGTTGTAACTCTGTtgacatttctattcataattaGTGTATAAAGCACTCATAAAAACACTGCCAATTACACAATTGACTTCATAATTAACAGAAATGATcctatgaaataaatgaatatataatattacATGAGCAATAGtcttaaatgtgcatttttttgcagctaaaaacattgacagagctATTTAAAGTAGCCCTGTGATCAGAAATATACAGAAGCATGCAGCAGTCAACACGTCAGTCTTTCTTCTATGTGAAATAACAATAAAGACCAGATTACACAGATTGATTATGGCCTCAGAGCTCACAGTCAGAGGCTATTAGTCCCAGCAGGCCCGTTTAtagccctcacacacacattaaccaACAGTGAAATAGCTCCTAATACTTTCTAAATGTCATATTACCGAACGCACAAAACTGATGTAAATGATGTATTTGAGTCCATCCCCTCAAACCTACAGCTGAATGTACATTATTGAATATTGCCGTCCACAGATTGGAGCCCAGTGCTATCTGGAGTGTTCGGCGCTGACTCAGAAAGGACTGAAGACAGTGTTTGACGAGGCCATCCTGACAATCTTTAGCCCTAAGAAACAGAAACGGGGTTGTGCGGCCTGCAGGTGCTGTTGTGCTCTCGTGTGAGGATAAAGCATCTCCAGCTGTGAACATCCACACTCCTCCGAAAGACCCTAAACCGCCTCCGGTCTGCTGTACATCCTTCCTTTCTCCATCCGCCTGTTGTCCCTCAGGACAATGAGCGCTTTTGCCCC
Protein-coding sequences here:
- the rhoj gene encoding rho-related GTP-binding protein RhoJ; its protein translation is MPTLSSKSRQNALEAAEDGGSNSDPVNTTAKKMLKCVVVGDGAVGKTCLLMSYANDAFPEEYIPTVFDHYAVNVTVSGRQHLLGLYDTAGQEDYNQLRPLSYPNTDVFLICFSVVNPASYHNVQEEWVPELRSCMPHVPYILIGTQIDLRDDPKTLARLLQMKEKPLTYEQGLKLAREIGAQCYLECSALTQKGLKTVFDEAILTIFSPKKQKRGCAACRCCCALV